In Cicer arietinum cultivar CDC Frontier isolate Library 1 chromosome 7, Cicar.CDCFrontier_v2.0, whole genome shotgun sequence, a single window of DNA contains:
- the LOC101500391 gene encoding uncharacterized protein: protein MSGRLVKKILNKQQHFPHQLIKEEEEEDDENDEEEEGSTAPSSINPFDLLNDHDSEPEHQGDESADETSVRNYDNEGTSSLKNSAQVSTSNPKSKKKKNKKKKSKDNAVASKRGGEKELDLILEDLNLNVNSSSEQHVSTTEGKTVNVKDKSKSVKQHDVSILQVDPKHLSAENELIRIFGSKVVKSFESSNQASSSTRQMRGVRRVRHNLKKVVLVTPANTWLPCDDSLSMEFLEIKNGYNYFRYVHSPSYSQSQRAFEGAKAINDINGIASILQHRPYHVDSLLTMAEYFKVVGEQQMSADTIARCLYALECAWHPMFTPLQGNCQLKYKHDTNKPIFTALFTHMKNLDRRGCHRSALEVCKLLLSLDSDDPMGAIFCIDYFALRSEEYAWLEKFSESYKSDNSIWLFPNISFSLAICRFYLEREACKDACIDSKKASSSDLMTQALMLHPSVIKKLVAKVPLKDRSWTEILKHAFFRSDQTGILSQDHLINIYIERNYLMWRLPDLQKLLSGAAKLVIETLDSNKSEVNDWACVRKEAFSSEKNEYGHLLVSDFSDSVTAIPHENLQQFMGIPGMGEAIHDENQFANPQGNGHAPRGVANRNALAVLFESLLPWVTYEDREDGGPGDHEQDNQ, encoded by the exons ATGTCGGGTCGATTGGTGAAGAAGATTCTGAACAAACAACAACACTTTCCTCATCAACTcatcaaagaagaagaagaagaagatgatgaaaatgatgaggaagaagaaggttCAACTGCACCTTCCTCAATCAACCCCTTCGATCTCCTCAACGACCACGATTCTGAACCCGAACACCAG GGAGATGAGTCCGCGGATGAAACATCGGTGAGAAATTATGATAACGAGGGGACATCCTCATTGAAAAATTCTGCTCAGGTTTCAACATCCAATCCgaaatcaaagaaaaagaagaacaagaagaagaaaagcaAGGACAATGCTGTTGCCAGTAAAAGGGGAGGAGAAAAGGAATTGGACTTGATTCTAGAAGATTTGAATCTGAATGTGAACTCTTCAAGTGAGCAACATGTTTCTACTACAGAAGGAAAAACAGTGAATGTTAAGGACAAAAGTAAATCTGTTAAGCAGCATGATGTCTCCATATTACAAGTGGATCCGAAACATTTGAGTGCTGAAAATGAGCTGATAAGAATATTTGGATCGAAGGTTGTGAAATCATTTGAGAGTAGCAATCAAGCAAGCAGTTCTACTAGGCAGATGCGGGGGGTTAGGCGAGTACGCCATAATCTTAAGAAGGTTGTTCTTGTCACTCCAGCAAACACTTGGCTCCCATGTGATGATTCTTTGTCCATGGAGTTTCTTGAAATAAAGAACGGATATAACTACTTTAG ATATGTTCACTCGCCATCCTACTCTCAATCTCAGAGAGCGTTTGAAGGTGCCAAAGCAATTAATGACATAAATGGTATAGCGAGCATATTACAGCATCGTCCTTATCACGTAGATTCCCTCCTAACAATGGCAGAATATTTCAAAGTAGTCGGTGAACAACAGATGTCTGCAGATACTATTGCCAGGTGTCTGTATGCCCTCGAATGTGCATGGCATCCCATGTTCACACCACTGCAGGGTAATTGCCAATTGAAGTACAAACACgatacaaacaaacctatatTCACAGCTCTTTTCACTCACATGAAAAATTTAGACAGGCGCGGCTGTCATAGATCTGCTTTAGAGGTCTGCAAATTGTTGCTTTCGCTAGATTCTGATGATCCCATGGGTGCTATTTTCTGCATCGACTACTTTGCTTTACGGTCTGAGGAGTATGCATGGCTGGAAAAGTTTTCTGAATCTTATAAAAGTGATAACTCCATTTGGTTGTTTCCAAATATCTCTTTTTCCCTTGCCATTTGTCGGTTTTACCTTGAGCGTGAGGCCTGCAAAGATGCTTGTATTGATTCTAAAAAGGCTTCTTCATCTGATCTTATGACACAAGCATTAATGCTTCATCCTTCCGTTATAAAGAAGCTAGTGGCAAAAGTACCATTGAAAGATCGCTCATGGACAGAAATTCTCAAGCATGCCTTTTTCCGATCGGATCAAACAggaattctatctcaagatcacttgattaatatatatattgagagaAATTATCTTATGTGGAGGCTTCCTGATCTGCAAAAACTTCTAAGTGGTGCTGCAAAACTAGTCATTGAAACCCTAGATAGTAATAAAAGTGAAGTTAATGATTGGGCTTGTGTCAGAAAAGAAGCATTTTCATCTGAGAAAAATGA GTATGGACATTTGTTGGTGTCTGATTTCTCTGATTCAGTAACAGCAATTCCACACGAAAATCTGCAACAATTTATGGGCATTCCCGGGATGGGGGAGGCTATACACGACGAAAACCAATTTGCTAATCCACAAGGCAATGGCCACGCACCTCGTGGTGTTGCAAATAGGAATGCATTAGCAGTCTTGTTTGAGTCGTTGCTACCGTGGGTAACTTACGAGGATAGGGAGGATGGTGGACCTGGTGACCACGAGCAAGACAATCAGTGA